From Linepithema humile isolate Giens D197 chromosome 8, Lhum_UNIL_v1.0, whole genome shotgun sequence, one genomic window encodes:
- the LOC105667893 gene encoding putative nuclease HARBI1 yields the protein MELNEKITLLQFIEFFFESEDEDDDDLEFVMNMSSSSDENEEEVRNRITIVDLILNTKKSEMQIRPRIKDYVEKIILNYTAEEFKSHFRLWPTTFEFLLELIGPTLSATKSISGRKPLAAQKQLLIALWMMATPDSYRSVCVKFNIGKATAIRTMRKVTYALHILAPRFIQWPQGERANKVMEEFEKVSAFPKIIGAIDGTHIRIKAPLEDKQSYVNRKGYHSIHVQAVCTSKLLFTSVLAGNVGSVHDARVFRLSPVRQYITNPQIYFPNDSHIIGDVAYGVHPHIMVPFKDNGHLTVRQKNFNFCLSSARMAIERTFGLWKGRWRSILDCLPMITLEKIPEYLLATCVLHNICILKGDLIDFEQTHEEDVSSEALISDRMEDGNTKRQRIMNSLIMRYH from the exons atggaactaaatgaaaaaataacattgctgcagtttattgaatttttttttgaaagcgAGGATGAAGATGATGACGACTTGGAATTTGTAATGAATATGTCTTCAAGTAGTGACGAGAACGAAGAAGAAGTAAGAAACCGTATCACTATTGTAGACTTGAttctaaatacaaaaaaaagtgaaatgcAAATTAGACCTCGCATCAAAGACTAtgtggaaaaaattattctcaattACACCGCTGAGGAATTTAAATCGCATTTTAG ATTGTGGCCTACAACTTTTGAATTTCTATTGGAATTAATAGGACCTACGTTAAGCGCCACTAAATCAATTAGTGGCAGAAAACCTTTGGCAGCGCAAAAACAACTTCTAATAGCTTTGTGGATGATGGCAACACCAGACTCCTACAG GTCtgtgtgtgtaaaatttaatataggaAAGGCTACAGCAATTCGTACTATGAGAAAAGTTACTTATGCTTTGCACATTCTCGCTCCGCGATTTATTCAGTGGCCTCAAGGTGAAAGAGCAAATAAAGTGAtggaagaatttgaaaaagttaGTGCATTTCCTAAGATTATAGGAGCCATCGATGGCACTCACATTCGCATAAAAGCTCCACTGGAAGATAAACAATCATATGTGAACCGCAAAGGATATCATTCAATCCATGTGCaa gCAGTTTGCACCTCAAAATTGCTTTTTACAAGTGTTTTAGCTGGGAATGTTGGATCAGTGCATGATGCACGTGTTTTTCGGCTCTCTCCTGTCAgacaatatattacaaatccacaaatttattttcctaaTGATTCACACATTATTGGAGATGTTGCCTATGGTGTTCATCCTCATATCATGGTGCCTTTTAAAGATAATGGGCATTTAACAGTTagacagaaaaattttaatttttgtttgtcttCAGCGAGAATGGCAATTGAGAGAACATTTGGGTTGTGGAAAGGACGATGGAGAAGCATTCTTGATTGTTTGCCTATGATCactttagaaaaaattccTGAATACTTATTAGCTACTTGTGTACtacataatatttgtatattaaaaggAGATTTGATAGATTTTGAGCAAACACATGAAGAAGATGTATCCAGTGAAGCATTAATATCTGATAGAATGGAGGACGGCAATACTAAACGACAAAGAATTATGAATAGTTTGATAATGAGATACCATTGA
- the LOC137001537 gene encoding uncharacterized protein isoform X2, whose protein sequence is MTKNMVLLCNENSLFAYNRANDGTIQMSKKATVFSSSPFTDFVCCNDKIISGHKDGRIRHWEIKLSDEKNYSEQLLTHCNVHYDIRHIDATSEHIISGSLNSIKIHKYTHENSYDFEKFYNTKYEVQSMLFDPTGTQFAVSTFTKYPQHLLSHLIYDINKNYPVINKEEDCSNYRLKLGAFQLLWEDSHTILMCYDSYINKMDTRTSEIVRTLNCSSQKGILTCFTTDNLYTILTGTNHNEIFLWDQRQNAHIQTYKNRRKQDGIYSVQFDSAHLYVGTGNNLFQYDFKERDNSRKKKYILSNFF, encoded by the exons ATGACCAAAAATATGGTTTTGCTTTGTAATGAGAATAGTCTTTTTGCTTATAACCGCGCAAATGACGGTACCATTCAAATGAGTAAAAAGGCTACTGTATTTAGCAGTTCTCCATTTACAGATTTTGTTTGTtgcaatgataaaattataagtggCCACAA AGATGGTAGAATCAGACACtgggaaattaaattatcagatgaaaaaaattatagtgaGCAATTATTAACACATTGCAATGTACACTATGACATTAGACACATAGATGCAACATCCGAACATATTATATCAGGTTCTTTAAATTCTATAAAg atacataaatatacacatGAAAATTCATAtgattttgagaaattttacaatactaAATACGAGGTGCAGTCAATGTTATTTGATCCCACAGGAACACAATTTGCTGTTAgcacttttacaaaatatcctCAACACTTATTGTCGCatctaatttatgatattaataaaaa TTATCccgtaataaataaagaagaagaTTGTTCAAATTATCGTCTTAAACTTGGTGCTTTTCAACTACTATGGGAGGATTCTCACACTATTCTCATGTGTTATGATTcctatattaataaaatggatACAAg AACATCCGAAATTGTACGTACATTGAATTGTTCATCCCAAAAAGGAATATTAACATGTTTTACAACAGATAATCTATACACTATTTTGACGGGGACGAAccataatgaaatttttttatgggaTCAGAGACAAAATGCTCACATTCAA acgtATAAGAATAGGCGTAAACAGGACGGTATATATTCTGTACAATTTGATAGCGCTCATTTATATGTTGGTACaggtaataatttatttcagtatGACTTTAAGGAAAGAGATAAttctcgcaaaaaaaaatatattttaagcaattttttttaa
- the LOC105667884 gene encoding uncharacterized protein, with product MSNQLISVPVFIEDTGETVTLKLSPQDAAKATKDLNYMTSLIKNIYRKRNENVISQESQISIDENDETDSVRTASNASYVSSPEPQEFDNNPKDQKNDKSLFIWSSKCVYLLLDKYEEWKEEFSAGTKRHNKIWEAIADNMRKTNIEYTMTGPQCQSKLNGLKKTYKKILDYNSVSGNDRKTWPYFQRMHEIFGKSGWANPKAIATEAGPSTSNEEAILLESSSKNCKNNEGKSNKRKIETIINNFILDMKEERAEREKKGKPKKHCFRT from the exons ATGTCAAATCAGTTAATCTCCGTCCCTGTCTTTATAGAAGATACAGGTGAAACTGTGACCTTAAAACTTTCGCCACAAGATGCTGCAAAGGCTACTAAAG ATCTGAATTATATGACAAGtcttattaagaatatttatagaaaaagaaacgaaaatgTTATCAGTCAAGAAAGTCAAATTTCGATTGATGAAAACGATGAGACTGATTCTGTAAGAACTGCAAGCAATGCATCTTACGTTTCATCTCCAGAGCCACaagaatttgataataatccTAAAGATCAAA aaaatgataaatcatTGTTTATATGGTCATCCAAGTGCGTATATCTACTGCTCGATAAATATGAGGAATGGAAAGAAGAATTTTCAGCAGGCACAAAAcgtcataataaaatttgggAAGCCATTGCTGATAATATgaggaaaacaaatattgaatatacaaTGACTGGACCACAATGccaatcaaaattaaatggtTTGAAAAAgacatacaaaaaaatattggattatAATTCAGTATCAGGAAATGACAGAAAAACATGGCCATATTTTCAA AGAATGCACGAAATTTTTGGGAAATCAGGATGGGCAAATCCCAAAGCTATTGCCACTGAAGCTGGACCATCTACATCGAATGAAGAAGCAATCCTACTGGAATcttcttcaaaaaattgtaaaaataatgaaggGAAATCCAATAAACGGAAGATTGAGACTATTATAAACAACTTTATCTTAGatatgaaagaagaaagagcagaaagggagaaaaaagGCAAGCCAAAGAAGCATTGTTTCAGGACTTAA